One window of the Anoplolepis gracilipes chromosome 9, ASM4749672v1, whole genome shotgun sequence genome contains the following:
- the Sw gene encoding cytoplasmic dynein 1 intermediate chain isoform X14 → MMSDRKAELERKKAKLQAIREEKERRRREKEQKDVEEATVRAAGTDKDQRKEIDAMLSSLGVAPVSDVLSSLSSMSSLTPEQSANATPDASLQPSSINSAQSASRRKNRELTIVSVAHTNIPPKEPVVYSKQTQTIQTTHTSHDGYFETDWWRPRKGGSAPNYLSHAFDYYDEYNLNPGLEWEDEFTVLTFDDGQAEDEENSLPHMDGFQSKLPPGILPHGLPQVKEVQPAVTQVEQEKEKEKPKKEVRELSEEEKQMIILSEDFQRFLDRTSRIVERALGESVDIYTDYTGTMDEDGMDEKSHQRLWLNRSFICERWSRNRCVTSMDWSPQFPELLAASYNNNDDTPNDPDGVCLIWNTKFKKTTPEFIFHCQSPVMSTTFARFHPNLILGGTYSGQIVLWDNRVQKRTPIQRTPLSATAHTHPVYCLSVVGTQNAHNLISISTDGKLCSWSLDMLSQPQEALELHTKQSKAIAATCLAFPHGDVNNFVMGSEDGTVYSACRHGNRAGLTETYEGHQGPVTGISAHAVQGGIDFSHLFLTSSLDWTIKLWSLKENKPLYSFEHNGDYVYDVAWSPTHPALFASVDDSGRLDLWNLNQDTEVPTASVVVDGCPALNRVSWTPSGLHVTVGDDTGKIWVYDVAEHLAHPRIDEWNKFLYTQQDLKNNKADEELDKLNLSSGPSSLTSMTSISSVPLR, encoded by the exons ATGATGTCTGATCGGAAAGCTGagttagaaagaaagaaggcaAAGTTGCAAGCTATTagggaagaaaaggaaagacgCAGGAGGGAAAAAGAACAGAAAgat GTAGAGGAAGCGACTGTCAGAGCTGCTGGCACTGACAAAGATCAACGGAAGGAGATAGATGCAATGCTGTCCTCCTTGGGTGTAGCACCGGTATCag ACGTACTATCTAGTTTATCTAGTATGAGTTCTTTAACTCCGGAACAAAGTGCCAATGCTACACCAGATGCCAGTTTGCAACCTTCTAGTATAAATTCTGCTCAAAG CGCAAGTCGAAGGAAGAATCGGGAGCTCACAATAGTTTCTGTAGCACATACAAACATTCCACCAAAAGAACCAGTTGTTTACAGCAAGCAAACGCAGACCATTCAGACAACGCATACATCTCACGACG GCTACTTTGAGACTGACTGGTGGCGTCCCAGGAAAGGTGGGTCTGCACCAAACTACCTAT CTCATGCATTCGACTATTACG ACGAGTACAATCTAAATCCTGGTTTAGAATGGGAGGACGAATTTACAG TTTTGACATTTGATGATGGCCAAGCCGAAGACGAAGAAAATAGCTTGCCGCACATGGATGGTTTCCAAAGTAAGCTCCCACCAGGAATTCTCCCTCATGGATTACCGCAAGTTAAAGAAGTCCAGCCTGCCGTGACACAAGTAgagcaagagaaagagaaagaaaaacccAAGAAAGAGG TACGAGAGCTTAGTGAAGAAGAGAAGCAAATGATTATTCTGTCCGAGGACTTCCAACGATTCCTCGATCGCACTAGTAGGATTGTAGAAAGAGCATTAGGCGAATCAGTCGACATTTACACTGATTATACTGGTACTATGGATGAAGATGGAAT GGATGAGAAGAGTCATCAACGACTTTGGTTAAATCGTTCGTTTATCTGCGAACGATGGTCCCGTAATCGTTGTGTGACCTCTATGGATTGGTCGCCCCAATTCCCTGAGCTTTTAGCGGCTTCGTACAACAACAACGACGACACTCCCAACGATCCTGATGGAGTGTGCCTAATCTGGAACACGAAATTCAAGAAAACAACCCCGGAATTTATCTTTCACTGTCAATCGCCCGTTATGTCTACCACGTTTGCCAGATTCCACCCGAATTTAATCCTGGGTGGTACCTATTCCGGCCAGATTGTACTTTGGGATAATCGAGTGCAGAAGAGAACTCCCATACAGCGTACTCCCCTATCTGCTACCGCGCACACT CACCCTGTATACTGCTTGAGCGTCGTTGGAACACAAAACGCACACAATCTGATCAGTATCTCGACGGATGGAAAATTATGCTCATGGAGTCTGGATATGTTATCACAACCGCAGGAAGCATTGGAGTTGCATACGAAGCAATCGAAAGCGATTGCTGCTACATGCTTAGCCTTTCCGCATGGTgacgttaataattttgtcatggGAAGCGAGGATGGAACTGTATATTCAG CCTGCCGACACGGTAACCGTGCCGGCTTGACAGAAACATACGAAGGTCATCAGGGACCGGTTACCGGTATTAGTGCACACGCAGTACAGGGCGGAATAGATTTCTCCCATCTATTCCTAACGTCTTCCCTTGATTGGACTATTAAACTCTGGAGCCTTAAGGAGAATAAGCCGCTCTATTCTTTCGAGCACAATGGCGACTACGTTTACGACGTCGCCTGGTCGCCAACACATCCGGCGCTCTTTGCTTCTGTTGATGATTCAGGAAGGCTGGATTTGTGGAATCTGAACCAGGATACGGAGGTACCTACCGCTAGCGTTGTTGTCGATGGGTGTCCGGCTCTGAATAGAGTATCATGGACGCCAAGCGGATTGCACGTTACTGTCGGAGATGACACGGGTAAAATATGGGTTTATGACGTCGCCGAG cATCTAGCTCATCCAAGGATTGATGAATGGAACAAGTTTTTGTACACGCAGCAGGATCTAAAAAACAACAAAGCAGATGAAGAATTGGATAAACTTAATCTTAGTTCTGGACCGTCTTCATTAACATCTATGACATCTATTTCATCAGTTCCtctgagataa
- the Sw gene encoding cytoplasmic dynein 1 intermediate chain isoform X10 — MMSDRKAELERKKAKLQAIREEKERRRREKEQKDVEEATVRAAGTDKDQRKEIDAMLSSLGVAPVSDVLSSLSSMSSLTPEQSANATPDASLQPSSINSAQSASRRKNRELTIVSVAHTNIPPKEPVVYSKQTQTIQTTHTSHDGLSTSSSAYTIYSSCSTTTPTHSCSAGYFETDWWRPRKGGSAPNYLSHAFDYYVLTFDDGQAEDEENSLPHMDGFQSKLPPGILPHGLPQVKEVQPAVTQVEQEKEKEKPKKEVRELSEEEKQMIILSEDFQRFLDRTSRIVERALGESVDIYTDYTGTMDEDGMDEKSHQRLWLNRSFICERWSRNRCVTSMDWSPQFPELLAASYNNNDDTPNDPDGVCLIWNTKFKKTTPEFIFHCQSPVMSTTFARFHPNLILGGTYSGQIVLWDNRVQKRTPIQRTPLSATAHTHPVYCLSVVGTQNAHNLISISTDGKLCSWSLDMLSQPQEALELHTKQSKAIAATCLAFPHGDVNNFVMGSEDGTVYSACRHGNRAGLTETYEGHQGPVTGISAHAVQGGIDFSHLFLTSSLDWTIKLWSLKENKPLYSFEHNGDYVYDVAWSPTHPALFASVDDSGRLDLWNLNQDTEVPTASVVVDGCPALNRVSWTPSGLHVTVGDDTGKIWVYDVAEHLAHPRIDEWNKFLYTQQDLKNNKADEELDKLNLSSGPSSLTSMTSISSVPLR; from the exons ATGATGTCTGATCGGAAAGCTGagttagaaagaaagaaggcaAAGTTGCAAGCTATTagggaagaaaaggaaagacgCAGGAGGGAAAAAGAACAGAAAgat GTAGAGGAAGCGACTGTCAGAGCTGCTGGCACTGACAAAGATCAACGGAAGGAGATAGATGCAATGCTGTCCTCCTTGGGTGTAGCACCGGTATCag ACGTACTATCTAGTTTATCTAGTATGAGTTCTTTAACTCCGGAACAAAGTGCCAATGCTACACCAGATGCCAGTTTGCAACCTTCTAGTATAAATTCTGCTCAAAG CGCAAGTCGAAGGAAGAATCGGGAGCTCACAATAGTTTCTGTAGCACATACAAACATTCCACCAAAAGAACCAGTTGTTTACAGCAAGCAAACGCAGACCATTCAGACAACGCATACATCTCACGACG GACTGTCCACATCGTCCTCTGCATACACCATCTACTCCTCCTGTTCAACAACAACACCAACTCACTCTTGCTCCGCAGGCTACTTTGAGACTGACTGGTGGCGTCCCAGGAAAGGTGGGTCTGCACCAAACTACCTAT CTCATGCATTCGACTATTACG TTTTGACATTTGATGATGGCCAAGCCGAAGACGAAGAAAATAGCTTGCCGCACATGGATGGTTTCCAAAGTAAGCTCCCACCAGGAATTCTCCCTCATGGATTACCGCAAGTTAAAGAAGTCCAGCCTGCCGTGACACAAGTAgagcaagagaaagagaaagaaaaacccAAGAAAGAGG TACGAGAGCTTAGTGAAGAAGAGAAGCAAATGATTATTCTGTCCGAGGACTTCCAACGATTCCTCGATCGCACTAGTAGGATTGTAGAAAGAGCATTAGGCGAATCAGTCGACATTTACACTGATTATACTGGTACTATGGATGAAGATGGAAT GGATGAGAAGAGTCATCAACGACTTTGGTTAAATCGTTCGTTTATCTGCGAACGATGGTCCCGTAATCGTTGTGTGACCTCTATGGATTGGTCGCCCCAATTCCCTGAGCTTTTAGCGGCTTCGTACAACAACAACGACGACACTCCCAACGATCCTGATGGAGTGTGCCTAATCTGGAACACGAAATTCAAGAAAACAACCCCGGAATTTATCTTTCACTGTCAATCGCCCGTTATGTCTACCACGTTTGCCAGATTCCACCCGAATTTAATCCTGGGTGGTACCTATTCCGGCCAGATTGTACTTTGGGATAATCGAGTGCAGAAGAGAACTCCCATACAGCGTACTCCCCTATCTGCTACCGCGCACACT CACCCTGTATACTGCTTGAGCGTCGTTGGAACACAAAACGCACACAATCTGATCAGTATCTCGACGGATGGAAAATTATGCTCATGGAGTCTGGATATGTTATCACAACCGCAGGAAGCATTGGAGTTGCATACGAAGCAATCGAAAGCGATTGCTGCTACATGCTTAGCCTTTCCGCATGGTgacgttaataattttgtcatggGAAGCGAGGATGGAACTGTATATTCAG CCTGCCGACACGGTAACCGTGCCGGCTTGACAGAAACATACGAAGGTCATCAGGGACCGGTTACCGGTATTAGTGCACACGCAGTACAGGGCGGAATAGATTTCTCCCATCTATTCCTAACGTCTTCCCTTGATTGGACTATTAAACTCTGGAGCCTTAAGGAGAATAAGCCGCTCTATTCTTTCGAGCACAATGGCGACTACGTTTACGACGTCGCCTGGTCGCCAACACATCCGGCGCTCTTTGCTTCTGTTGATGATTCAGGAAGGCTGGATTTGTGGAATCTGAACCAGGATACGGAGGTACCTACCGCTAGCGTTGTTGTCGATGGGTGTCCGGCTCTGAATAGAGTATCATGGACGCCAAGCGGATTGCACGTTACTGTCGGAGATGACACGGGTAAAATATGGGTTTATGACGTCGCCGAG cATCTAGCTCATCCAAGGATTGATGAATGGAACAAGTTTTTGTACACGCAGCAGGATCTAAAAAACAACAAAGCAGATGAAGAATTGGATAAACTTAATCTTAGTTCTGGACCGTCTTCATTAACATCTATGACATCTATTTCATCAGTTCCtctgagataa
- the Sw gene encoding cytoplasmic dynein 1 intermediate chain isoform X2 has protein sequence MMSDRKAELERKKAKLQAIREEKERRRREKEQKDVEEATVRAAGTDKDQRKEIDAMLSSLGVAPVSDVLSSLSSMSSLTPEQSANATPDASLQPSSINSAQSASRRKNRELTIVSVAHTNIPPKEPVVYSKQTQTIQTTHTSHDGLSTSSSAYTIYSSCSTTTPTHSCSAGYFETDWWRPRKGGSAPNYLSHAFDYYDEYNLNPGLEWEDEFTVLTFDDGQAEDEENSLPHMDGFQSKLPPGILPHGLPQVKEVQPAVTQVEQEKEKEKPKKEVRELSEEEKQMIILSEDFQRFLDRTSRIVERALGESVDIYTDYTGTMDEDGMDEKSHQRLWLNRSFICERWSRNRCVTSMDWSPQFPELLAASYNNNDDTPNDPDGVCLIWNTKFKKTTPEFIFHCQSPVMSTTFARFHPNLILGGTYSGQIVLWDNRVQKRTPIQRTPLSATAHTHPVYCLSVVGTQNAHNLISISTDGKLCSWSLDMLSQPQEALELHTKQSKAIAATCLAFPHGDVNNFVMGSEDGTVYSACRHGNRAGLTETYEGHQGPVTGISAHAVQGGIDFSHLFLTSSLDWTIKLWSLKENKPLYSFEHNGDYVYDVAWSPTHPALFASVDDSGRLDLWNLNQDTEVPTASVVVDGCPALNRVSWTPSGLHVTVGDDTGKIWVYDVAEHLAHPRIDEWNKFLYTQQDLKNNKADEELDKLNLSSGPSSLTSMTSISSVPLR, from the exons ATGATGTCTGATCGGAAAGCTGagttagaaagaaagaaggcaAAGTTGCAAGCTATTagggaagaaaaggaaagacgCAGGAGGGAAAAAGAACAGAAAgat GTAGAGGAAGCGACTGTCAGAGCTGCTGGCACTGACAAAGATCAACGGAAGGAGATAGATGCAATGCTGTCCTCCTTGGGTGTAGCACCGGTATCag ACGTACTATCTAGTTTATCTAGTATGAGTTCTTTAACTCCGGAACAAAGTGCCAATGCTACACCAGATGCCAGTTTGCAACCTTCTAGTATAAATTCTGCTCAAAG CGCAAGTCGAAGGAAGAATCGGGAGCTCACAATAGTTTCTGTAGCACATACAAACATTCCACCAAAAGAACCAGTTGTTTACAGCAAGCAAACGCAGACCATTCAGACAACGCATACATCTCACGACG GACTGTCCACATCGTCCTCTGCATACACCATCTACTCCTCCTGTTCAACAACAACACCAACTCACTCTTGCTCCGCAGGCTACTTTGAGACTGACTGGTGGCGTCCCAGGAAAGGTGGGTCTGCACCAAACTACCTAT CTCATGCATTCGACTATTACG ACGAGTACAATCTAAATCCTGGTTTAGAATGGGAGGACGAATTTACAG TTTTGACATTTGATGATGGCCAAGCCGAAGACGAAGAAAATAGCTTGCCGCACATGGATGGTTTCCAAAGTAAGCTCCCACCAGGAATTCTCCCTCATGGATTACCGCAAGTTAAAGAAGTCCAGCCTGCCGTGACACAAGTAgagcaagagaaagagaaagaaaaacccAAGAAAGAGG TACGAGAGCTTAGTGAAGAAGAGAAGCAAATGATTATTCTGTCCGAGGACTTCCAACGATTCCTCGATCGCACTAGTAGGATTGTAGAAAGAGCATTAGGCGAATCAGTCGACATTTACACTGATTATACTGGTACTATGGATGAAGATGGAAT GGATGAGAAGAGTCATCAACGACTTTGGTTAAATCGTTCGTTTATCTGCGAACGATGGTCCCGTAATCGTTGTGTGACCTCTATGGATTGGTCGCCCCAATTCCCTGAGCTTTTAGCGGCTTCGTACAACAACAACGACGACACTCCCAACGATCCTGATGGAGTGTGCCTAATCTGGAACACGAAATTCAAGAAAACAACCCCGGAATTTATCTTTCACTGTCAATCGCCCGTTATGTCTACCACGTTTGCCAGATTCCACCCGAATTTAATCCTGGGTGGTACCTATTCCGGCCAGATTGTACTTTGGGATAATCGAGTGCAGAAGAGAACTCCCATACAGCGTACTCCCCTATCTGCTACCGCGCACACT CACCCTGTATACTGCTTGAGCGTCGTTGGAACACAAAACGCACACAATCTGATCAGTATCTCGACGGATGGAAAATTATGCTCATGGAGTCTGGATATGTTATCACAACCGCAGGAAGCATTGGAGTTGCATACGAAGCAATCGAAAGCGATTGCTGCTACATGCTTAGCCTTTCCGCATGGTgacgttaataattttgtcatggGAAGCGAGGATGGAACTGTATATTCAG CCTGCCGACACGGTAACCGTGCCGGCTTGACAGAAACATACGAAGGTCATCAGGGACCGGTTACCGGTATTAGTGCACACGCAGTACAGGGCGGAATAGATTTCTCCCATCTATTCCTAACGTCTTCCCTTGATTGGACTATTAAACTCTGGAGCCTTAAGGAGAATAAGCCGCTCTATTCTTTCGAGCACAATGGCGACTACGTTTACGACGTCGCCTGGTCGCCAACACATCCGGCGCTCTTTGCTTCTGTTGATGATTCAGGAAGGCTGGATTTGTGGAATCTGAACCAGGATACGGAGGTACCTACCGCTAGCGTTGTTGTCGATGGGTGTCCGGCTCTGAATAGAGTATCATGGACGCCAAGCGGATTGCACGTTACTGTCGGAGATGACACGGGTAAAATATGGGTTTATGACGTCGCCGAG cATCTAGCTCATCCAAGGATTGATGAATGGAACAAGTTTTTGTACACGCAGCAGGATCTAAAAAACAACAAAGCAGATGAAGAATTGGATAAACTTAATCTTAGTTCTGGACCGTCTTCATTAACATCTATGACATCTATTTCATCAGTTCCtctgagataa
- the Sw gene encoding cytoplasmic dynein 1 intermediate chain isoform X13, producing MMSDRKAELERKKAKLQAIREEKERRRREKEQKDVEEATVRAAGTDKDQRKEIDAMLSSLGVAPVSDVLSSLSSMSSLTPEQSANATPDASLQPSSINSAQSSASRRKNRELTIVSVAHTNIPPKEPVVYSKQTQTIQTTHTSHDGYFETDWWRPRKGGSAPNYLSHAFDYYDEYNLNPGLEWEDEFTVLTFDDGQAEDEENSLPHMDGFQSKLPPGILPHGLPQVKEVQPAVTQVEQEKEKEKPKKEVRELSEEEKQMIILSEDFQRFLDRTSRIVERALGESVDIYTDYTGTMDEDGMDEKSHQRLWLNRSFICERWSRNRCVTSMDWSPQFPELLAASYNNNDDTPNDPDGVCLIWNTKFKKTTPEFIFHCQSPVMSTTFARFHPNLILGGTYSGQIVLWDNRVQKRTPIQRTPLSATAHTHPVYCLSVVGTQNAHNLISISTDGKLCSWSLDMLSQPQEALELHTKQSKAIAATCLAFPHGDVNNFVMGSEDGTVYSACRHGNRAGLTETYEGHQGPVTGISAHAVQGGIDFSHLFLTSSLDWTIKLWSLKENKPLYSFEHNGDYVYDVAWSPTHPALFASVDDSGRLDLWNLNQDTEVPTASVVVDGCPALNRVSWTPSGLHVTVGDDTGKIWVYDVAEHLAHPRIDEWNKFLYTQQDLKNNKADEELDKLNLSSGPSSLTSMTSISSVPLR from the exons ATGATGTCTGATCGGAAAGCTGagttagaaagaaagaaggcaAAGTTGCAAGCTATTagggaagaaaaggaaagacgCAGGAGGGAAAAAGAACAGAAAgat GTAGAGGAAGCGACTGTCAGAGCTGCTGGCACTGACAAAGATCAACGGAAGGAGATAGATGCAATGCTGTCCTCCTTGGGTGTAGCACCGGTATCag ACGTACTATCTAGTTTATCTAGTATGAGTTCTTTAACTCCGGAACAAAGTGCCAATGCTACACCAGATGCCAGTTTGCAACCTTCTAGTATAAATTCTGCTCAAAG CAGCGCAAGTCGAAGGAAGAATCGGGAGCTCACAATAGTTTCTGTAGCACATACAAACATTCCACCAAAAGAACCAGTTGTTTACAGCAAGCAAACGCAGACCATTCAGACAACGCATACATCTCACGACG GCTACTTTGAGACTGACTGGTGGCGTCCCAGGAAAGGTGGGTCTGCACCAAACTACCTAT CTCATGCATTCGACTATTACG ACGAGTACAATCTAAATCCTGGTTTAGAATGGGAGGACGAATTTACAG TTTTGACATTTGATGATGGCCAAGCCGAAGACGAAGAAAATAGCTTGCCGCACATGGATGGTTTCCAAAGTAAGCTCCCACCAGGAATTCTCCCTCATGGATTACCGCAAGTTAAAGAAGTCCAGCCTGCCGTGACACAAGTAgagcaagagaaagagaaagaaaaacccAAGAAAGAGG TACGAGAGCTTAGTGAAGAAGAGAAGCAAATGATTATTCTGTCCGAGGACTTCCAACGATTCCTCGATCGCACTAGTAGGATTGTAGAAAGAGCATTAGGCGAATCAGTCGACATTTACACTGATTATACTGGTACTATGGATGAAGATGGAAT GGATGAGAAGAGTCATCAACGACTTTGGTTAAATCGTTCGTTTATCTGCGAACGATGGTCCCGTAATCGTTGTGTGACCTCTATGGATTGGTCGCCCCAATTCCCTGAGCTTTTAGCGGCTTCGTACAACAACAACGACGACACTCCCAACGATCCTGATGGAGTGTGCCTAATCTGGAACACGAAATTCAAGAAAACAACCCCGGAATTTATCTTTCACTGTCAATCGCCCGTTATGTCTACCACGTTTGCCAGATTCCACCCGAATTTAATCCTGGGTGGTACCTATTCCGGCCAGATTGTACTTTGGGATAATCGAGTGCAGAAGAGAACTCCCATACAGCGTACTCCCCTATCTGCTACCGCGCACACT CACCCTGTATACTGCTTGAGCGTCGTTGGAACACAAAACGCACACAATCTGATCAGTATCTCGACGGATGGAAAATTATGCTCATGGAGTCTGGATATGTTATCACAACCGCAGGAAGCATTGGAGTTGCATACGAAGCAATCGAAAGCGATTGCTGCTACATGCTTAGCCTTTCCGCATGGTgacgttaataattttgtcatggGAAGCGAGGATGGAACTGTATATTCAG CCTGCCGACACGGTAACCGTGCCGGCTTGACAGAAACATACGAAGGTCATCAGGGACCGGTTACCGGTATTAGTGCACACGCAGTACAGGGCGGAATAGATTTCTCCCATCTATTCCTAACGTCTTCCCTTGATTGGACTATTAAACTCTGGAGCCTTAAGGAGAATAAGCCGCTCTATTCTTTCGAGCACAATGGCGACTACGTTTACGACGTCGCCTGGTCGCCAACACATCCGGCGCTCTTTGCTTCTGTTGATGATTCAGGAAGGCTGGATTTGTGGAATCTGAACCAGGATACGGAGGTACCTACCGCTAGCGTTGTTGTCGATGGGTGTCCGGCTCTGAATAGAGTATCATGGACGCCAAGCGGATTGCACGTTACTGTCGGAGATGACACGGGTAAAATATGGGTTTATGACGTCGCCGAG cATCTAGCTCATCCAAGGATTGATGAATGGAACAAGTTTTTGTACACGCAGCAGGATCTAAAAAACAACAAAGCAGATGAAGAATTGGATAAACTTAATCTTAGTTCTGGACCGTCTTCATTAACATCTATGACATCTATTTCATCAGTTCCtctgagataa
- the Sw gene encoding cytoplasmic dynein 1 intermediate chain isoform X11 → MMSDRKAELERKKAKLQAIREEKERRRREKEQKDVEEATVRAAGTDKDQRKEIDAMLSSLGVAPVSDVLSSLSSMSSLTPEQSANATPDASLQPSSINSAQSSASRRKNRELTIVSVAHTNIPPKEPVVYSKQTQTIQTTHTSHDGLSTSSSAYTIYSSCSTTTPTHSCSAGYFETDWWRPRKDEYNLNPGLEWEDEFTAEDEENSLPHMDGFQSKLPPGILPHGLPQVKEVQPAVTQVEQEKEKEKPKKEVRELSEEEKQMIILSEDFQRFLDRTSRIVERALGESVDIYTDYTGTMDEDGMDEKSHQRLWLNRSFICERWSRNRCVTSMDWSPQFPELLAASYNNNDDTPNDPDGVCLIWNTKFKKTTPEFIFHCQSPVMSTTFARFHPNLILGGTYSGQIVLWDNRVQKRTPIQRTPLSATAHTHPVYCLSVVGTQNAHNLISISTDGKLCSWSLDMLSQPQEALELHTKQSKAIAATCLAFPHGDVNNFVMGSEDGTVYSACRHGNRAGLTETYEGHQGPVTGISAHAVQGGIDFSHLFLTSSLDWTIKLWSLKENKPLYSFEHNGDYVYDVAWSPTHPALFASVDDSGRLDLWNLNQDTEVPTASVVVDGCPALNRVSWTPSGLHVTVGDDTGKIWVYDVAEHLAHPRIDEWNKFLYTQQDLKNNKADEELDKLNLSSGPSSLTSMTSISSVPLR, encoded by the exons ATGATGTCTGATCGGAAAGCTGagttagaaagaaagaaggcaAAGTTGCAAGCTATTagggaagaaaaggaaagacgCAGGAGGGAAAAAGAACAGAAAgat GTAGAGGAAGCGACTGTCAGAGCTGCTGGCACTGACAAAGATCAACGGAAGGAGATAGATGCAATGCTGTCCTCCTTGGGTGTAGCACCGGTATCag ACGTACTATCTAGTTTATCTAGTATGAGTTCTTTAACTCCGGAACAAAGTGCCAATGCTACACCAGATGCCAGTTTGCAACCTTCTAGTATAAATTCTGCTCAAAG CAGCGCAAGTCGAAGGAAGAATCGGGAGCTCACAATAGTTTCTGTAGCACATACAAACATTCCACCAAAAGAACCAGTTGTTTACAGCAAGCAAACGCAGACCATTCAGACAACGCATACATCTCACGACG GACTGTCCACATCGTCCTCTGCATACACCATCTACTCCTCCTGTTCAACAACAACACCAACTCACTCTTGCTCCGCAGGCTACTTTGAGACTGACTGGTGGCGTCCCAGGAAAG ACGAGTACAATCTAAATCCTGGTTTAGAATGGGAGGACGAATTTACAG CCGAAGACGAAGAAAATAGCTTGCCGCACATGGATGGTTTCCAAAGTAAGCTCCCACCAGGAATTCTCCCTCATGGATTACCGCAAGTTAAAGAAGTCCAGCCTGCCGTGACACAAGTAgagcaagagaaagagaaagaaaaacccAAGAAAGAGG TACGAGAGCTTAGTGAAGAAGAGAAGCAAATGATTATTCTGTCCGAGGACTTCCAACGATTCCTCGATCGCACTAGTAGGATTGTAGAAAGAGCATTAGGCGAATCAGTCGACATTTACACTGATTATACTGGTACTATGGATGAAGATGGAAT GGATGAGAAGAGTCATCAACGACTTTGGTTAAATCGTTCGTTTATCTGCGAACGATGGTCCCGTAATCGTTGTGTGACCTCTATGGATTGGTCGCCCCAATTCCCTGAGCTTTTAGCGGCTTCGTACAACAACAACGACGACACTCCCAACGATCCTGATGGAGTGTGCCTAATCTGGAACACGAAATTCAAGAAAACAACCCCGGAATTTATCTTTCACTGTCAATCGCCCGTTATGTCTACCACGTTTGCCAGATTCCACCCGAATTTAATCCTGGGTGGTACCTATTCCGGCCAGATTGTACTTTGGGATAATCGAGTGCAGAAGAGAACTCCCATACAGCGTACTCCCCTATCTGCTACCGCGCACACT CACCCTGTATACTGCTTGAGCGTCGTTGGAACACAAAACGCACACAATCTGATCAGTATCTCGACGGATGGAAAATTATGCTCATGGAGTCTGGATATGTTATCACAACCGCAGGAAGCATTGGAGTTGCATACGAAGCAATCGAAAGCGATTGCTGCTACATGCTTAGCCTTTCCGCATGGTgacgttaataattttgtcatggGAAGCGAGGATGGAACTGTATATTCAG CCTGCCGACACGGTAACCGTGCCGGCTTGACAGAAACATACGAAGGTCATCAGGGACCGGTTACCGGTATTAGTGCACACGCAGTACAGGGCGGAATAGATTTCTCCCATCTATTCCTAACGTCTTCCCTTGATTGGACTATTAAACTCTGGAGCCTTAAGGAGAATAAGCCGCTCTATTCTTTCGAGCACAATGGCGACTACGTTTACGACGTCGCCTGGTCGCCAACACATCCGGCGCTCTTTGCTTCTGTTGATGATTCAGGAAGGCTGGATTTGTGGAATCTGAACCAGGATACGGAGGTACCTACCGCTAGCGTTGTTGTCGATGGGTGTCCGGCTCTGAATAGAGTATCATGGACGCCAAGCGGATTGCACGTTACTGTCGGAGATGACACGGGTAAAATATGGGTTTATGACGTCGCCGAG cATCTAGCTCATCCAAGGATTGATGAATGGAACAAGTTTTTGTACACGCAGCAGGATCTAAAAAACAACAAAGCAGATGAAGAATTGGATAAACTTAATCTTAGTTCTGGACCGTCTTCATTAACATCTATGACATCTATTTCATCAGTTCCtctgagataa